The Desulfofundulus luciae genome includes a region encoding these proteins:
- the cas7c gene encoding type I-C CRISPR-associated protein Cas7/Csd2, whose protein sequence is MEKAHLEPNRRHEFILLFDVKSGNPNGDPDAGNLPRIDPETMHGLITDVALKRKVRDYVALVLKKDIFIKSEVALNTLIFEAFKEAGVEPLQVPLNETEQEDEELLAWLQRKAEAGFLLDGGQLIYSAEALKQREIARLLAEGLEEERKDLARKLQQLAQRLAEAAKSYKGKAITRETREEARKRLCAKYFDIRMFGAVLATGLNAGQVRGPVQLTFARSLDPIFPLDISITRQARTTQERLVTGTTEMGRKPIVPYGLYRTHGFYNPFLAQQTEVSQEDLEALWEALGNLFEYDRSASRGEMHVRGLWVFTHENAKGNAPAHKLFELVRVSRKEGVSVPRSFNDYEVMVEEGNVPPGVTITRLV, encoded by the coding sequence GTGGAAAAGGCACACCTAGAACCCAATAGGCGGCACGAATTTATACTGCTCTTTGACGTTAAGAGCGGTAACCCTAACGGTGATCCTGACGCAGGCAACCTGCCCCGCATCGACCCCGAGACTATGCATGGCCTGATAACCGATGTGGCTTTGAAGCGCAAAGTGCGGGACTATGTGGCTTTGGTTCTCAAGAAGGATATTTTTATTAAAAGCGAGGTGGCTCTGAATACCCTTATTTTTGAGGCCTTCAAGGAGGCCGGAGTAGAGCCCTTGCAGGTACCTCTTAACGAGACTGAACAGGAAGACGAGGAACTTCTGGCCTGGCTACAGCGCAAAGCAGAGGCGGGCTTTCTGTTAGACGGGGGTCAACTCATCTACTCGGCCGAGGCTTTGAAGCAAAGGGAGATTGCCAGGTTGCTCGCAGAGGGCCTGGAAGAAGAGCGGAAGGATCTTGCCAGAAAGCTTCAGCAACTAGCCCAGCGCTTGGCGGAGGCAGCCAAGAGTTACAAAGGCAAGGCTATCACCCGTGAAACCCGGGAGGAAGCGCGCAAGCGGCTGTGTGCTAAATACTTCGATATCCGTATGTTTGGGGCCGTGCTTGCCACGGGCTTAAATGCTGGGCAGGTGAGAGGACCCGTGCAACTCACCTTTGCCCGCTCCCTGGATCCAATCTTTCCCTTGGACATCTCCATAACCCGTCAGGCTCGTACCACGCAGGAACGGTTGGTAACTGGAACCACTGAGATGGGCCGGAAACCGATTGTACCTTACGGCCTTTACCGGACTCACGGTTTCTACAACCCTTTCCTGGCCCAGCAAACCGAGGTGAGCCAGGAAGATCTCGAGGCCCTTTGGGAGGCCCTGGGGAACCTTTTCGAGTACGACCGCTCAGCTTCAAGGGGTGAGATGCATGTGCGCGGTCTCTGGGTTTTCACGCACGAGAATGCTAAGGGCAATGCTCCGGCACACAAGCTCTTCGAATTGGTCCGGGTGAGCCGGAAAGAAGGGGTAAGCGTGCCTCGCAGCTTCAATGACTATGAGGTTATGGTGGAGGAGGGGAACGTGCCTCCGGGTGTTACCATCACCCGGCTGGTCTAG
- the cas8c gene encoding type I-C CRISPR-associated protein Cas8c/Csd1, whose amino-acid sequence MLRALVDAAERFRREGELPPTGYKPKVPKWIVNLEKGRPYLEGPYTQKEVRAFLAPDRQRSGTPSKKNLKPYLLSDDARYALGKAEPGKEEEARLLHEGFLTLLEEAHRETGLLELAQLLAFLKSSDVEQIRERVGPRDLVQFRVEGKNLTEDGAVQAFWSEYLARELMAKNRAYCSICGKEGPVLRILPREVVVLGQKCQVSSFNRDAFTSFGKTQTENAPTCFTCGSDAVDALDYLIRAERHRRALVSNPEASGLENQLAVFWLDKKVELSYEDQTYDLETLLGSVLDNAGGQTGPPAELSQLDSLLAVPWTARTSALNIDQSCFYLAVLSANKGRMVVREWFEASVGRLRENLRAFLDGQRIVGPLGEEPQVFPIPALLDALKAGDPNLTQDLLRAAYLGLRPREGLLGVALRRFRNPRVLQNHRALHPLAALLKLALTYEREEVKSMERLDSGRNEPAYLCGRLLAVLEEAQQRASGWSLNSTLTDRFYAATAAAPAANLALLLARAKVSHLPKIRREGRGYREIEGFLEEILSYLDAQQGFPSILNLKAQAEFALGYYHQRAEFRRKS is encoded by the coding sequence ATGCTTAGAGCCCTGGTCGATGCCGCGGAGCGTTTTCGGCGGGAGGGCGAGTTACCGCCAACAGGGTACAAGCCGAAGGTGCCTAAATGGATTGTGAACCTTGAGAAGGGCAGGCCCTATCTAGAGGGGCCGTATACGCAGAAAGAAGTTCGCGCTTTCTTGGCACCAGATCGGCAGCGTTCCGGCACCCCATCGAAGAAGAACCTCAAGCCCTACCTGCTCTCGGACGATGCTCGCTACGCCCTGGGCAAGGCCGAGCCCGGTAAGGAAGAGGAAGCCAGGCTCCTGCATGAAGGCTTTCTGACTCTTCTGGAGGAAGCCCATCGAGAGACCGGGCTCCTGGAACTGGCACAACTGCTTGCTTTTCTAAAATCATCCGATGTAGAGCAGATTCGGGAGCGGGTCGGGCCTAGGGATCTTGTGCAGTTCCGGGTGGAGGGAAAGAACCTCACCGAGGACGGGGCGGTGCAGGCCTTTTGGTCAGAGTACCTCGCTCGGGAGCTGATGGCAAAAAATAGGGCTTATTGTTCTATATGCGGTAAAGAAGGACCCGTGCTCCGCATCTTGCCGCGTGAAGTGGTTGTTCTGGGTCAGAAGTGCCAGGTGAGCTCGTTTAACCGTGACGCCTTCACCTCTTTTGGCAAGACCCAGACCGAGAACGCTCCAACCTGCTTTACATGTGGGAGCGACGCGGTGGATGCCCTCGACTACCTGATCCGCGCCGAACGACACCGTCGCGCCTTAGTAAGCAACCCCGAGGCCAGCGGTCTGGAAAACCAGCTTGCGGTTTTCTGGTTGGACAAAAAGGTGGAGCTTTCCTACGAAGACCAAACCTACGATCTCGAAACTCTCCTGGGTTCAGTGCTGGACAATGCTGGTGGGCAAACGGGACCACCCGCAGAGCTTTCCCAGCTTGATTCTTTACTGGCCGTTCCCTGGACTGCAAGAACAAGCGCTCTGAACATTGATCAAAGCTGCTTTTACCTGGCAGTGCTTTCGGCCAATAAGGGGAGGATGGTGGTACGGGAGTGGTTTGAGGCCTCAGTGGGGAGGCTTAGAGAGAATCTCAGGGCTTTTCTAGATGGGCAGAGGATAGTGGGCCCTCTGGGAGAGGAACCGCAAGTGTTCCCCATCCCAGCCCTTCTGGATGCTCTGAAAGCCGGTGATCCTAACCTCACCCAGGACCTCCTGCGTGCAGCCTACTTGGGCCTAAGACCGCGTGAGGGACTCCTGGGAGTTGCGTTGCGCCGCTTTCGTAATCCCAGGGTACTACAGAACCATCGGGCGCTCCACCCCCTAGCGGCCCTGCTCAAACTTGCCCTGACCTATGAGAGGGAGGAAGTGAAGAGCATGGAAAGACTGGATTCCGGTCGCAACGAACCAGCTTACCTTTGTGGGAGGCTCCTTGCAGTGCTGGAAGAAGCCCAACAGCGCGCTTCTGGATGGAGCCTGAATAGCACCCTGACTGACCGTTTCTATGCAGCTACAGCTGCAGCGCCTGCGGCGAACCTCGCTCTCTTGCTTGCTCGGGCCAAGGTGTCCCATCTTCCCAAGATCCGTAGGGAGGGACGCGGTTACCGGGAGATCGAGGGGTTTTTGGAAGAGATTCTCTCCTACCTGGACGCCCAGCAAGGTTTCCCCTCGATCCTAAACCTTAAAGCTCAGGCTGAGTTTGCCTTGGGCTACTACCACCAGCGGGCGGAGTTCCGCCGAAAAAGCTGA
- the cas5c gene encoding type I-C CRISPR-associated protein Cas5c — protein MERTGMVTVKVWGEYACFTRPEFKVERVSYPVMTPSAARGVLEAIFWKPEFHYEIRAIGVLNMGSEMVILRNEIDRRQGSNPFFVEDARQQRCSLVLKNVAYLIRAEMSLQPWATDPVYKYRDQFNRRVERGQCYHRPYLGTREFAAFFAPADGESPDPALNLDLGIMLFDIAFVASKKRVDLEFMRHGPQGARRVQGYTQAFFFPARLEQGWLKVPPEKYQELYRMEEGENA, from the coding sequence GTGGAGCGGACCGGAATGGTTACGGTTAAAGTGTGGGGTGAGTATGCCTGCTTTACTCGCCCGGAATTTAAGGTGGAAAGGGTAAGCTACCCGGTCATGACCCCTTCGGCAGCACGGGGGGTGCTGGAGGCCATTTTCTGGAAACCGGAGTTCCATTATGAGATTAGAGCTATTGGCGTCCTCAATATGGGGAGCGAAATGGTGATCTTGCGCAACGAGATAGACCGGCGCCAGGGAAGCAACCCATTCTTTGTGGAGGATGCCCGCCAGCAGCGTTGCAGCCTGGTGCTTAAGAACGTGGCCTACCTGATCCGGGCGGAAATGTCCCTGCAGCCCTGGGCCACCGATCCGGTCTACAAGTACCGCGACCAGTTTAACCGCCGCGTGGAGAGGGGTCAGTGCTATCACCGGCCCTATCTCGGCACCAGGGAATTTGCGGCCTTTTTTGCACCTGCCGATGGGGAGAGCCCCGACCCGGCCTTAAACCTGGACTTGGGAATAATGCTCTTCGACATCGCCTTCGTGGCAAGTAAGAAGCGGGTAGATCTCGAGTTCATGCGGCATGGTCCGCAAGGCGCTAGGCGGGTTCAGGGCTATACCCAGGCCTTCTTCTTCCCGGCGCGGCTGGAACAGGGCTGGCTTAAGGTGCCGCCAGAGAAGTACCAGGAGCTTTACCGGATGGAGGAGGGAGAAAATGCTTAG
- the cas3 gene encoding CRISPR-associated helicase Cas3' yields the protein MFIKKLRPVFMPGEDWTGKWSMEHIFHYYAHTPNAQKVWHDLVSHLQKVAEQASAFARPFGGEAHAAWAGLFHDLGKFNPSFQEYLQAQYRGEKYPRVPHAVWGAALIYRLLCKGAKDPEGWKDIALPVCGHHSGLAAAGRLAQDLEEFLQKNSESLSIFCTRFLHWMRIETLPKPPPLRPLPARDTRREFFIRMLFSALVDADYLDTEAHFAPEPAQVRRGWPEIPELWTRFVKNQESFLATRDADTPTNRVRREVYESCLRAAEGPPGVWRLTVPTGGGKTRSGLAFALKHAVLHGKRRVIVAIPYTSIIEQTADVYRKMLGNEAVLEHHSQVPVPEDEGQDPLALRLRLAAENWDAPLIVTTTVQLFESLFTNRPARARKLHNLARSIILLDEVQALPPEILKPTLDVLRALVEDYGVTLVLSTATQPAFDDTPYLREFYGLEVREIVPRYREHFQRLKRVDYELWDEPLSWDDLAGEIRELQQVLVVLNSRRDALELLKALGDLPDVFHLSTLLCGAHRRRVLAEVSCRLEEGKPVRLVSTQVVEAGVDLDFPVVFRAVGPLDRVVQAAGRCNREGRLAKGRVVVFEPAEGRAPRGPYKAGLEKARLLLKGRPAESLHDPELYRQYFRRLFADVDLDKKRIQEYRQDLNYPEVARLYRLIEEEMVSVVVPYGEAGERLEEWLKQPGRTTWRRLQPYLVGLFRHEAAKFKKEGLLEPLGEGFYRWTGGYDERLGLVGPVYDPGDLIV from the coding sequence TTGTTCATAAAAAAGTTGCGCCCGGTTTTCATGCCGGGTGAGGATTGGACCGGGAAGTGGAGCATGGAACATATATTTCACTATTATGCTCATACGCCAAATGCGCAGAAGGTTTGGCACGATCTGGTCTCTCACCTGCAGAAAGTAGCTGAGCAAGCGTCTGCCTTCGCCCGGCCCTTCGGCGGTGAAGCCCATGCTGCCTGGGCCGGCCTCTTTCATGACCTGGGGAAGTTCAATCCCTCCTTTCAAGAATACCTGCAGGCGCAGTACCGGGGGGAAAAATATCCCCGCGTGCCGCATGCTGTGTGGGGGGCCGCCCTGATTTACCGTCTTTTATGCAAAGGGGCAAAAGACCCGGAAGGCTGGAAGGATATTGCCCTGCCCGTCTGCGGCCACCACTCCGGGCTTGCCGCTGCCGGCCGCCTGGCTCAGGATCTGGAGGAATTCTTGCAAAAGAACTCTGAGTCTCTTTCGATATTTTGCACCCGGTTTTTACACTGGATGAGGATTGAAACGCTGCCCAAGCCTCCCCCTCTTCGTCCACTCCCCGCCCGGGACACCCGCCGCGAATTTTTCATCCGTATGCTCTTTTCTGCCCTGGTGGACGCGGATTACCTGGACACGGAGGCGCACTTCGCTCCGGAGCCGGCACAGGTGAGAAGAGGCTGGCCGGAAATCCCCGAGCTCTGGACCCGGTTTGTGAAAAACCAGGAGTCGTTTCTTGCGACCCGGGATGCAGATACTCCTACAAACCGGGTCCGCCGCGAGGTTTACGAGTCCTGTCTGCGGGCCGCCGAAGGTCCGCCCGGCGTCTGGCGCCTTACCGTGCCCACCGGCGGCGGGAAAACGAGGAGCGGCCTGGCCTTCGCTCTGAAGCACGCCGTGTTGCACGGCAAGCGCCGGGTGATTGTGGCTATTCCTTATACAAGCATTATCGAGCAGACGGCGGATGTTTACCGGAAAATGCTGGGGAATGAAGCCGTCCTGGAGCATCACAGCCAGGTGCCCGTGCCCGAAGACGAAGGACAGGACCCATTGGCTTTGCGGCTACGCCTGGCGGCTGAAAACTGGGACGCTCCATTGATAGTTACCACTACAGTTCAATTATTTGAAAGCCTTTTTACCAATCGTCCCGCCCGGGCACGCAAGCTGCACAACCTGGCCCGGAGCATCATCCTCCTGGACGAAGTGCAGGCCCTGCCTCCCGAAATCCTCAAGCCTACCCTGGATGTTTTGAGGGCACTGGTGGAGGACTATGGGGTAACCCTGGTCCTTTCCACTGCTACCCAGCCGGCCTTTGACGATACGCCTTACCTCCGGGAGTTTTACGGTCTTGAGGTGCGTGAGATCGTGCCCCGGTACCGTGAACATTTCCAGCGGCTGAAAAGGGTGGATTACGAGCTGTGGGATGAACCGCTCTCGTGGGATGACCTGGCGGGTGAGATCCGGGAATTGCAGCAAGTGCTGGTGGTTCTCAACTCCCGCCGGGATGCGCTGGAACTGCTTAAGGCCCTGGGCGACTTGCCTGATGTGTTTCACCTTTCCACACTCCTCTGCGGGGCCCACAGGCGCCGGGTGCTGGCTGAAGTATCGTGCCGGCTGGAAGAAGGAAAGCCGGTGCGCTTGGTCAGTACCCAGGTGGTGGAGGCCGGGGTAGACCTGGATTTCCCGGTTGTTTTTAGGGCGGTAGGGCCCCTGGACCGGGTGGTCCAGGCGGCCGGAAGGTGCAACCGGGAGGGGCGGTTGGCCAAGGGGCGGGTTGTTGTGTTTGAGCCGGCTGAGGGCAGGGCTCCCCGGGGACCGTATAAAGCTGGTCTGGAAAAAGCCCGGCTCCTTTTAAAAGGACGCCCGGCCGAAAGCCTTCACGATCCCGAACTCTACCGGCAATATTTCCGTAGGCTCTTTGCGGATGTGGACCTGGATAAGAAAAGAATTCAGGAATACCGCCAGGATTTGAACTATCCGGAAGTGGCCCGCCTTTACCGCCTGATTGAGGAGGAGATGGTTTCGGTAGTCGTCCCGTACGGTGAGGCTGGTGAGCGGCTTGAGGAGTGGCTGAAGCAGCCGGGCCGTACGACCTGGCGGCGCCTGCAGCCCTACCTGGTCGGCCTCTTCCGGCACGAAGCGGCAAAGTTCAAAAAAGAGGGCCTGCTGGAGCCCCTTGGGGAGGGATTCTACCGCTGGACCGGGGGATACGACGAGCGCCTGGGACTGGTGGGGCCCGTTTACGACCCCGGTGATCTAATTGTTTAA
- a CDS encoding MDR family MFS transporter, translating into MLRVLKGDKRRLLMVALLITMLTSAVNQTVVATAMPRIVADLGGLDFYSWLATAYILTSSVVVPLAGKFSDLWGRRPFFLAGVTLFLLGSWASGLAHNMHWLIAARAVQGLGGGMLMAMNTITIGDLFPPAQRGRWQGIMMSVFALATLLGPTLGGWITDHWSWRWVFYVSTPFGFLSLVLLFYALPPNRAAHKPRVNYWSPVLLTVSVVGLLLALTFAQQDLSWATHRVLLGFAVAGVSGILFALADSRAEEPLLPPWLWRNNIFVVSTITLFLVTLGMFAITLYLPMYLQIVTGVSATYSGTLLTPMMLSVMIAAVVSGQLISRLRHYKIFAVSGLAVATVGMFYLGRLPVDATHAMVVAGMIISGTGMGIAMPTFTVAVQNTVRRTELGTVTAASQLFRSIGGVFGSALTGNIVLTDLSHRLAGLLPPGAPAKVDPGQVLGRLMQMPGDPRLSLLKHAFSLSITHGFFIGAILLTGGLMASLFLEDRELKARWDDQPAME; encoded by the coding sequence TTGCTCAGAGTTTTGAAGGGCGATAAAAGGAGATTGCTGATGGTAGCCCTGCTGATTACCATGTTGACTTCCGCCGTAAACCAAACAGTGGTAGCAACCGCCATGCCCCGGATAGTTGCCGATCTGGGTGGACTGGACTTCTATAGCTGGCTGGCCACCGCCTACATTCTTACCTCAAGCGTGGTGGTACCCCTGGCCGGAAAGTTCTCCGACCTCTGGGGACGGCGGCCTTTTTTCCTGGCCGGGGTAACTCTTTTTTTACTGGGTTCCTGGGCTTCCGGTCTGGCCCATAATATGCACTGGCTCATTGCCGCCCGGGCCGTGCAGGGCCTGGGCGGCGGCATGTTAATGGCCATGAATACCATTACCATCGGGGATCTTTTCCCACCGGCCCAGAGGGGACGCTGGCAGGGGATAATGATGAGCGTATTTGCCCTGGCCACCCTCCTGGGTCCCACTCTCGGCGGGTGGATTACGGACCACTGGAGCTGGCGCTGGGTCTTTTACGTAAGTACCCCCTTCGGTTTCCTTTCGCTGGTCCTGCTTTTTTATGCCCTGCCGCCTAACCGGGCAGCACATAAACCACGGGTCAACTACTGGAGTCCGGTGTTATTGACTGTTTCCGTGGTTGGTCTGTTGCTGGCACTGACCTTTGCCCAGCAGGATTTGAGCTGGGCCACCCACCGTGTGTTACTTGGCTTTGCAGTGGCAGGAGTGTCCGGTATCCTTTTTGCCCTGGCGGACAGCCGGGCTGAAGAACCATTACTCCCACCCTGGCTCTGGAGGAACAACATTTTCGTTGTTTCTACCATAACCCTTTTTTTAGTTACCCTGGGCATGTTTGCCATTACCCTTTATTTGCCCATGTACCTGCAAATCGTGACGGGTGTAAGCGCGACATACTCCGGTACATTGCTTACGCCCATGATGCTTTCGGTCATGATTGCAGCGGTGGTCAGCGGACAACTGATTTCCCGGTTGCGGCACTATAAAATCTTCGCCGTATCCGGCCTGGCCGTTGCCACTGTCGGCATGTTTTACCTGGGGCGGCTGCCCGTCGATGCCACCCATGCCATGGTCGTCGCCGGCATGATTATCAGCGGTACCGGAATGGGTATAGCCATGCCCACCTTTACCGTGGCCGTACAAAATACCGTGCGCCGCACGGAGTTGGGAACAGTTACGGCCGCTTCCCAGTTGTTCCGCAGTATTGGCGGCGTTTTTGGTAGCGCTCTCACCGGCAATATTGTTTTGACCGATTTAAGCCACCGTCTGGCGGGTCTTTTGCCACCCGGTGCACCGGCAAAAGTTGACCCCGGTCAGGTCCTGGGCCGTTTGATGCAGATGCCCGGCGATCCCCGCCTGTCCCTGCTGAAACATGCTTTTTCTCTCAGTATTACCCACGGTTTTTTCATCGGAGCTATCCTTTTGACGGGGGGTCTGATGGCTTCCCTGTTTCTCGAGGACCGGGAATTAAAGGCGCGGTGGGATGACCAGCCGGCAATGGAATGA
- a CDS encoding DJ-1/PfpI family protein gives MGAKKILMLVGDYVEDYEVMVPFQALQMVGHTVHAVCPGKKAGEKVRTAVHDFEGDQTYSEKPGHNFTLNASFDEVKAENYDALVIPGGRAPEYIRLNPAVLEIVRHFAGANKPIAAICHGIQVLAAAGVLHGKTCTAYPAVKPEVENAGGKWVDVEVSGACVESNLVTAPAWPAHPGWLAKFLKLLGTRIEP, from the coding sequence ATGGGTGCCAAAAAAATTCTGATGCTTGTCGGCGATTATGTGGAGGACTACGAAGTAATGGTGCCGTTTCAGGCGCTGCAGATGGTCGGGCACACCGTTCACGCGGTCTGCCCCGGAAAGAAGGCCGGGGAGAAAGTACGCACGGCCGTGCACGACTTCGAGGGGGATCAAACCTACAGCGAAAAGCCCGGCCATAACTTCACCCTGAATGCTTCTTTTGATGAAGTGAAGGCGGAAAATTACGACGCCCTGGTGATACCCGGCGGGCGTGCGCCGGAGTACATCCGACTGAATCCCGCGGTGCTGGAAATAGTCCGGCACTTTGCCGGAGCCAACAAGCCCATCGCCGCCATTTGCCACGGCATACAGGTACTGGCGGCGGCAGGTGTGCTCCATGGGAAAACCTGCACGGCCTACCCGGCGGTAAAACCCGAAGTGGAAAATGCAGGAGGCAAATGGGTGGATGTAGAGGTAAGCGGGGCTTGCGTTGAAAGCAACCTGGTCACCGCACCAGCCTGGCCCGCCCACCCCGGGTGGCTTGCAAAATTCCTCAAGCTCCTGGGAACAAGGATCGAACCGTAA
- a CDS encoding FIST signal transduction protein, translated as MKVGVGYSLHPDSREAARKAARFAMARSGPPALTFLFTTEGYNQEEILETVMAETGTPKLVGASGAGIITAEGIKKHGVEVVTLAGEGITARTALVEMLSERADETGRELAERLLSGPAPGEGTVFVFPDGLAGNIARMLRGIYDVLGPRFTYAGGGTGDNMRFFRTYQMTETGVTSGAVAAALVAGFSFATGIGHGWEPFGPPLLITRTKGKVVFEIDEQPAFRVYSRRLGGITGEKFPDCAVRHPLGVPDLSGRFIIRDPFKLGANDSIEFVTEVPYRAVAYLMRYTSPESLMRAALEATVQARNSVKFPGFALIFNCVSRFLLMGEHADRELEDIRNTLGGLPVAGFLTFGEVGSYSSGPPLFHNKTFLFAMGGTSF; from the coding sequence ATGAAGGTGGGTGTGGGGTATAGTTTACATCCGGACTCCCGGGAAGCCGCAAGGAAGGCGGCACGGTTCGCCATGGCCCGATCGGGACCGCCCGCCCTCACATTTCTGTTTACCACCGAAGGGTACAATCAGGAAGAGATCCTCGAAACAGTGATGGCCGAAACGGGGACTCCAAAACTAGTCGGCGCGTCCGGAGCGGGAATCATCACGGCAGAAGGGATCAAAAAGCACGGTGTGGAAGTGGTGACGCTCGCCGGTGAAGGGATCACGGCCAGGACGGCCCTGGTGGAAATGCTGAGCGAACGGGCCGACGAAACGGGCAGGGAACTGGCCGAAAGACTCCTAAGCGGGCCGGCTCCAGGCGAAGGCACTGTATTTGTATTTCCCGACGGCCTGGCGGGCAACATTGCGCGCATGCTACGCGGTATTTACGACGTACTGGGCCCCCGGTTTACATATGCAGGCGGGGGAACCGGAGATAATATGCGCTTTTTCAGGACATACCAGATGACCGAAACCGGCGTGACCAGCGGCGCGGTAGCGGCAGCCCTGGTTGCCGGCTTTTCCTTTGCTACCGGCATCGGTCACGGCTGGGAGCCTTTCGGTCCTCCGCTGCTCATCACCAGGACAAAGGGCAAGGTTGTCTTTGAAATTGACGAGCAGCCGGCCTTTCGGGTCTACTCGCGCCGGCTCGGGGGGATAACGGGCGAAAAGTTTCCCGACTGCGCCGTCCGCCACCCGCTGGGGGTACCGGATTTGAGCGGAAGATTCATTATCCGCGATCCTTTCAAACTGGGTGCAAACGATTCGATTGAATTTGTCACAGAAGTGCCTTACCGTGCCGTGGCCTACCTCATGCGCTATACCAGTCCCGAAAGCCTTATGCGGGCGGCCCTCGAAGCAACAGTGCAGGCCAGGAATTCTGTGAAATTTCCCGGGTTTGCCCTGATCTTCAACTGCGTATCCCGTTTTCTGTTAATGGGAGAACATGCAGACCGGGAACTGGAAGATATCCGGAATACACTGGGCGGGTTGCCGGTGGCGGGTTTTCTGACTTTTGGGGAAGTGGGCAGTTACTCCAGCGGCCCCCCACTCTTCCACAACAAAACTTTCCTCTTCGCCATGGGAGGGACGTCTTTTTGA
- a CDS encoding sensor domain-containing diguanylate cyclase/phosphohydrolase encodes MNSSALELAFLYEVSSLAWPGSEADLFDEVIEKAVRLFGVQRAALVLHDDTGQSTCHTWGFGQNKINVLKERPWQNRDPGRVYLKELGSPPLGNLYLERNEDFLENERRLLDVFSGRLANILQLHIWERKTRKLRERFRLVFENMPMVGALSFDREGRILHYNREVQKILGQGVLPKDGDWFTRIRPAADFQKLLTRTWETGQVVGPGEWQIQTPEGDLRWALLTLVPVKQDEKVEEVFCMIIDITGRKQMEEELRRLSAFDSLTGLYNRNYFEQKIRQLDEEGVRPVSVIVCDVDGLKPVNDCLGHRQGDELLQKVAALIREVFPGEEAFRVGGDEFAVILPARDREAAQKACSILVETREKFNMGHTVVPLNISAGVGVTENPRRSVYDAYKQADDEMYRDKLQRCAAERYDIGRSILAALFRNYPHIERHAGRVKELARLLGEAAGLSTEEMDNLLLLAEVHDIGKVGLPDHILRKNESLTKEEEEEMKRHCEVGYRIARCSPGLTPVAELILQHHEWWDGRGYPQGLKGEEIHLLSRILAIADAYETITAVRPGKKVMSAEEVMTELKQGAGTRFDPHLVGIFLKLL; translated from the coding sequence ATGAACTCCAGTGCGCTGGAGCTGGCCTTTCTGTACGAGGTTTCCTCGCTTGCCTGGCCCGGTTCAGAAGCAGACCTTTTCGATGAAGTAATAGAAAAAGCGGTGCGGCTTTTCGGGGTCCAGCGGGCAGCCCTTGTCCTCCACGACGACACAGGGCAGTCTACCTGCCATACCTGGGGCTTCGGCCAGAACAAAATAAACGTTCTCAAGGAACGGCCCTGGCAGAACCGGGATCCGGGGAGGGTCTATCTTAAGGAACTGGGGAGCCCTCCCCTGGGGAATCTTTACCTTGAAAGAAACGAAGATTTCCTGGAGAACGAACGCCGCCTGCTGGACGTGTTTTCCGGGCGGCTGGCAAATATTCTGCAGCTCCACATCTGGGAGAGGAAAACCAGAAAGCTGAGAGAACGCTTCCGGCTGGTTTTCGAAAACATGCCCATGGTGGGTGCCCTATCCTTTGACCGGGAGGGAAGGATTTTACACTACAACCGGGAAGTGCAGAAAATCCTCGGCCAGGGTGTGCTGCCAAAGGACGGGGACTGGTTCACCCGGATCAGGCCTGCGGCCGATTTTCAAAAGCTCCTGACCCGGACGTGGGAAACCGGTCAGGTTGTCGGGCCCGGGGAATGGCAGATTCAAACGCCGGAGGGAGACCTGCGGTGGGCGCTTTTAACCCTGGTCCCTGTGAAGCAGGACGAAAAAGTGGAAGAGGTTTTCTGCATGATCATAGACATAACCGGGCGAAAGCAAATGGAGGAAGAACTCAGGCGTCTGAGCGCTTTTGACAGCCTGACCGGCCTTTATAACCGCAATTATTTCGAGCAAAAAATCCGCCAGCTGGATGAAGAGGGCGTGCGGCCGGTAAGCGTCATTGTGTGTGACGTAGACGGGTTGAAGCCGGTCAACGACTGCCTGGGTCACAGGCAGGGGGACGAGTTGCTTCAAAAGGTTGCCGCCCTGATCCGCGAAGTATTCCCCGGAGAAGAGGCCTTCCGGGTAGGCGGCGACGAGTTTGCCGTCATCCTGCCGGCAAGGGACAGGGAAGCGGCACAAAAAGCCTGCTCGATCTTAGTTGAAACCCGGGAGAAGTTCAACATGGGGCACACTGTCGTACCGCTCAACATTTCCGCCGGGGTGGGTGTTACGGAGAATCCCCGCAGGTCCGTTTACGACGCTTACAAGCAGGCAGACGATGAAATGTACCGTGACAAGTTACAGCGCTGTGCTGCAGAGAGGTACGATATCGGCCGTTCCATCCTGGCAGCGCTTTTCAGGAATTACCCCCACATCGAAAGGCATGCCGGGCGGGTTAAGGAACTGGCAAGGCTACTGGGGGAGGCAGCAGGCCTTTCCACGGAGGAGATGGACAACCTGCTCCTGCTGGCCGAGGTGCACGACATTGGAAAGGTGGGCCTCCCGGATCACATCCTGCGTAAAAATGAATCACTCACAAAAGAAGAAGAGGAAGAAATGAAACGCCACTGCGAAGTGGGATACCGGATTGCCAGGTGCTCACCCGGACTGACCCCGGTGGCCGAGCTAATCCTGCAACACCACGAGTGGTGGGACGGGCGGGGGTACCCGCAGGGTTTAAAGGGGGAAGAAATCCATCTCTTAAGCCGCATTCTTGCCATAGCCGACGCCTACGAGACCATAACCGCCGTGCGGCCCGGCAAAAAAGTCATGTCCGCCGAGGAAGTGATGACAGAACTCAAGCAAGGGGCAGGAACCCGGTTCGACCCTCACCTGGTGGGAATTTTCCTTAAACTGCTGTAA